TAGATGGTACTACAGCATTCATTTCAGATACTTTTGCGCTCGCTGCAAAAGAAGTCACCATATTTGTCAGCATATCACTCGCTGCAGTAGGTGAATTTGGCAACAGGATTAAGTTTGATCTTGAATCTGCTCCAACTGCTTGTAGCGTATCGTAGTGTTGAGTTACCACAATCAGGGCAGAAGCCTCTTGAGAGTTGATTCCTACTTTATTCAATACATCCACACTTTCTACCAATCCTTGAGCAATCTCGCGGCGTTGATCTGCAATTCCTTGTCCTTGTAAGCGTTTCGATTCAGCTTCCGCTTTTGCTTTCGCTACGATTCGAATTCTACTTGCTTCCGCTTCATATTCCGCTGCTACTTTTTCACGATCGGCCGCATTGATTCGGTTCATTGCATTTTTCACTTGGATATCTGGATCGATATCTGTAATCAACGTATTGATGATATCGTAGCCATAAGTCGTCATCGCTTCGTTTAATTCGCGTTTAACGGCTATTGCAATATTGTCTTTTCTTTCAAAAACATCGTCTAAGATTAACTTCGGTACTTCTGCACGAACTACGTCAAATACATAAGACGTAATTTGATCATGCGGGTATTCTAATTTATAAAACGCATCGTAAACGCGATCTGCAATCACTTTAAATTGAACTGCTACTTTCAGTTTAACGAAAACGTTGTCTTTTGTTTTTGTTTCGATCATTACATCCAATTGCTGGATACGCAAATTTACTACGCCTGAAATACGATCAACCACTGGTATTTTCAACTGTAACCCCGAATGGCGAATACTTTTAAACTTACCAAAACGCTCAACAATTGCAGAAGATTGTTGCTTTACCGTAAAGAAACTCAGGAACAAGATAATCAATACGGGTACAAGAAATATAAAATACATAACAAAATTTATTTATTCGAACGTTAAAATACAAAAAAATCTCCATTGCTGGAGATTTTCATGCTTATTTCTTCAATTCTAACTGTACATCTGCCAAAGCTAACAATACAGGAGGAATACTACCCGCTAAATCCGGTACTAAAATTGGAATTAGAGCTTCGAATTGATTTCCTTTCGCTTTAATCACCAATTTTGTCGCTGTGTTTTCTACTACATCGACGATCATAGACTGACCGAATAACGTCATGGTCAAGACATTTCCACTAATCGACCAATTCGCTCCCGTTGTCTTTAAATCACAGTTGTCCTCGTGATAGTCAAATTTAACCGTTTGATTACTGTTAAAGATCAAGGTATCATCTTCACAATTTTCCTTTTTAGGGTACGCCATATCTGCTACTGTTGAACCCAAAGCATCTACTTTAACGTGCACCGGAATCCATGTACCTACGATAGGTCTTTCATCTACTGCTGCGGCAACCGTAATTTTCACGCGGTTACTGTCTACAAAACCTTGTTTTTTAGCTATCACGTAATATTCCCCTTCTTGGGTAAATGTATATGGAGAAGTAATTTTAGTATCCTCTATAAACAACTCTGCATCTGTGATTGTTTCCTCTCCTTCTGTTACAGCAAAACTGATATCTTCTCCTACAGTAATGCTCGTTTTATTTGCTTCTAATTTCAATACTCTAGCAATCCCTACTTCAGAAACGATAATCGTAATTTCATTACTCTTGTTATAGCCGTCTTTTTTAGCTACTACTTTATACGTTCCTGCTTTGTCAAACGTATACGGATTTGCCGCTGCTTTTCCATCAACCTCAATTTTAGCACCTTCTATTACCTCTGTACCCACAGTTACAACGAAAGCTACTTCTTCATTTACGGTTACATCTGTACCATTAACAGAAGCTAAAACTAACGTTTTTAATTGTTGTTGTTCTGAGCTGTTATCATCACTGCTACAAGATACAGTCCCTGTCATTACTAGAGCTAACAATGAAAAGGTTAAAACTATTTTTTTCATAAAATCATTTTTAGTTAACCCTCAAATATACAACTTATTATAATTATAATTTAAAAATAAATTAACGTAAAAATATTATTTATTTAACAAAATTAAAATGAACAAATAAAAGTCCTCTTTCGCTTGCTTCTATATCTTCTAATTCAGGTAAGTAGGGCTTCAAATCTTCCTCTACACTTTGTAGTGGAATAGAGACTTGAAGTTTCCCCTCAGCTTTATCTAGGAGTATACTTTTGAATTCACGTTTATCTTCTAATACCACACCCAGTTCCTCTAATTTATGGTACCATTTGAAGTTAATGGTCTTGCCTGTACCTTGTGCAAGGAACGTTTTGAACTGTCCTGTATAATCTTGATTTAACGTGAGGATATCTTGAGTACCTGCCGGTTGTAAAAGCTCGTATTTTTTTTCAAATCGTACAGGCCCCAACAGCGGTTTAACCTCAATCGATTCAGGCTTCCATTCACCAATAAGGTGTTTTTGGATGAATTTCGTCCACTCTTTTTCTGCACGCTCTGCTGTATTATCCTCTTCCTTAGAACACGCAGTACCAAACAAGAGTACCACAGTCAAAATAGCCATCAATTTTTTCATTCCGTATTGATTTATGCCCTTAAAATTACGCATTATTTTTAACAAAAAAAGAGAGCTAACGATGTAGCTCTCTTTCTTTTTATATTGTTGCAATTGCTTGCTTGATTCGCTTTAGCGTTTCTTCTTTTCCGATTAATTCAATGATTTGAAATAAGTCTGGCCCTTTCAATTCTCCAACCACACATACGCGTAGCGGTTGCATTACTTTCCCCATTCCGATACCTTGTTCATTGATCCAATCTTTCACTTCTTTTTCAATCGCTGTTGCTTCAAAGCTCGTTATTCCCTCAATTACTTGAGCCACTTGCTGCATCAATCCAGCTGTATCCTCTTTCCAGTTCTTTAAGGCTTTTGGATCATACGCTGCTGGTGCTTGGAAAAAGAAATCACTTAATTCAAAGAAATCAGAAACAAACGTTGCACGTTCTTTGATTAAAGCTACTACTTGTTCTACATAGGCATCTGTTGCTTCAATTCCCTTTTCTTTTAAGATTACTTGGAACGATTGCGCTAGATCTGCGTCTTTTTGCTGTTTTAAATAGTGCTGGTTGAACCATTTGTTCTTTTCTGGGTCAAATTTCGCCCCTGCTTTATGCACGCGTCCTAGGTCAAATTTTGCTACTAGCTCTTCTAAAGAGAAAATTTCCTGATCTGTACCATCATTCCACCCCAACAAAGCTAAAAAGTTAAGCACTGTTTCTGGATAGAATCCTTTTTCGCGATATCCTGATGATTTCTCCCCTGAAATAGGGTCTTGCCAATCCAATGGAAATACAGGGAATCCCAATTTATCTCCATCGCGCTTAGACAATTTTCCGTTTCCTACTGGTTTTAAGATTAATGGCAAGTGTGCAAATTTAGGAGCTTCCCATCCGAATGCTTTGTATAGCAATTCATGTAATGGAAGAGAAGGCAACCATTCTTCTCCACGAATCACGTGTGACGTTTCCATTAAATGGTCATCCACGATATTCGCTAAGTGATAGGTTGGCATACCATCACTCTTAAATAATACTTTATCGTCTAATAAATTTGTTTCAAACTTAATATCACCGCGAATAAGGTCATTCAACAACAAAGTTTCACCTACTGGTGTCTTGAAGCGAATTACATAAGGTACATCTGAAGCAATTAATTGGTCTACTTCTTCTTTTGACAAGTTTAAAGACGTTTTTAATTGTTCTCTGTTGCTGTGATTATAGATAAACGTTTGCCCAGCTTCTTCTGCTTTTTTGCGCAATTCGTCTAATTCTTCTGCTGTATCAAACGCATAATACGCCCATCCTGTTTGAATCAACTGGTCTGCATATTGCTGGTATAAGGCTTTGCGTTCACTTTGTCTGTAAGGTCCAAACTTTTCGTTTTTTCCCATCGTTTCATCAGGAGAAATACCCAACCATTCCAATGCTTCTAAAATATAGGCTTCTGCTCCAGGAACAAATCTATTTTGATCTGTATCCTCGATTCTCACATAGAAAACACCGTTATTCTGTTTAGCAAATAAATAATTAAATAATGCTGTTCTAACACCACCAATGTGTAAAGGTCCTGTAGGACTAGGTGCAAAACGCACGCGAACTTGATTAGCCATTTTGATTCATTATATTTTTACAAAGATACTACAACTATCGTTTTTTATAAAGTTGTAATGCCTTTAAAATCATTTATAAAATTTAAAACTTTCTTTTTGAGTTTTACTGTACACGCTTATCAATAAACGTGATGGGTTTTCTACTTAATGCATTAAAAACAATGGGCTGTAAAACTTCCATTTCTTCAAATACTACTTGTGGAGTTACCCTTAATTTAGCACGAAATGTATCTTTAATCTGCTTCATGTATTCGTCTGAGGTATCGGTACTCACCAGTCGAATGACAATTTCATCCGTTCCAATGTCGTTGGTTTTCACCTCTACCAAGTGCATTTGAATGGATTTGAAGGCATTGAGCATATCGTGAATTGCGGGTGGATAAAACGTGGTTCCTTTGTATTTAATCATGTGTTTTTTGCGTCCTTCCACAGGGCCTAAGCGATAGGAATTACGACCACAGGAGCAAGGTGTAGCGTGTTTTCGCACCATATCACCTGTTTTAAACCGCACCAAAGGGATCCCTTCGACCCCCAGTGTTGTAATAACTAACTCACCAAGTTCTCCTTCTTGAACGGGGATATTAGCCTCATCTAAAATTTCGGTAATAATCAATTCTGGGATTACATGCCCCCCTTGATGCAAATGGCACTCTGTAAAAGCGGCTCCCATTTCTGTTGAGGCATAGGTAGAGAATAGCTCCAACGGCCATTTCTCTAAAATTCGATTAGCTAGAATACTGGGTTGTAAATCTGCTGTACGCAATGCCTCTCCAATGCATATCACGCCTTGTACACTACTGTTTTTATAATCAATGCCTACTTTTTCTGCATAATCAATGAGTTTCAGTAGGAAAGAAGGGACTCCAATCAAGTATTTCGGTTGGTACTTCAGAATAGAATCCCACTGCAATTGCGGAATTCCAGCTCCAACACGAATAACACCAGCCCCCAATTTACGCAAACCTAAAAAATAAGCTAATCCTGCCATAAATCGGCGATCAATGGTCGTCATGAGTTGCACCGTATCTCCTTTTTGAACACCTGCAATGGTAAAAGAAGTGGCTTCGTTAAAGGCCAATCGATCTAAATCTTTATCAGTTAATCCAAAAGTTACAGGATCTCCTAATGTCCCGGATGTAGTGGCATAATCTATAATTTGAGTTTTGTCCACACAAAAGAAATCATCGTTATTTCTCTGCAAATCGTCTTTGGTAATTAACGGCAATAAGGGAAGATCTTCCAAGGTTTGGATGGCTGAAAGATCAACTTGTTGCTCTTGGTACAATTGCTTATAAAAAGGCGAATGTTGGCTGACATAACGCAACACTTCTCTGAGTTTTTGCTCTTGAAAATGTTTTATCTCATCAACTGATTGATTCATTACTGACGAATTTAGTTCCATTTTCTATTTATTTTTTTGAGGTATTTCTTTATTTCTTTTTCGGCATGCACCGTTGTCACTTCTTTGGTCAAGGCTTGTTCAAAAGCTTCTCTGGCCAATTGATATTCTTTTTGGTTGTAGTAATATACACCTGCGCGATAATAAACCAACCAATACTCAGGATTCAATTGCTGATAAGCTTTAAGCGTCGCTGCCTCTATTTTTTCATTATGCTTTATCTGCTGCTCTATCACGCGATTTTCTTTTCTGAATGTTTCATAATCTGCATACGCCTTGGTATGTATAAAAGGATCCTCAGCAATCGTAAGACTATCAATAGCGTACGAATGCACTTCTTCAAAGGTATTCGAAAAAACAGTATTGAGGTCATAAGCTACGAACTCCCCTAATTGATAAGGGTTAGAGGATACCCACACGAGGCGTTTTTCAGGTTGAAAAATAATACCGTGATGGGCAAGGAGTTGATTTAGGGCTTTCTCGTTGCCATATCCTAATGCTTTGCTGTCTAATCCTTCCGTATTCCGCAGTAAATGTGCCATCTTTAACGGAGACAATTGATGTTCTTCGTCCACAATTTCCTTTATTTTCTCCCAACGATATTGTGAATGACTTTCTTCAATTTGTTTGCGGTTGCGCTTATCTTTGGCAAAAGCTTCGCTTTGGAAGTGATTGGAACAGATCACCGAGGATACATTAGGCATATCATACACACCAAAATTTTTAGGTGCTATTTCAATAATAATGGCCTTTTGATCATGGGCACTCCCCACTAAAATCGATTCAGAAACGAAAACTTCTTTCTTTTGAGCAATGGCAATTGCTTCTTCAATTGTTGAGGCATATTGTAAAATTTCACGTGCTACAACAGAAATTGGTGTTTTTGCTTTTAGTGGTATAGCCGATTTCCCAGCATTTAACGTCACGGTTAAACCTTCTTGATTCATACCTGAGACAACCCCTGTCATGCCGCCCCAAGTCACAGACATAAACGCATGTCCTTGATTAGGTTTGACAAAAGCGATAATTTTATTTTCTGCGAATTCATCTCCTGCATAAAAATCAAAGTTACGCCCAATAAGCAATCCTCCATCTTCCGAATGCTCTCCCCAAACAGCCAAAGAAGAACAGCCCACAAGAGCTAGATCTTGAAACGCATGTCCAATATCATGCGCGCCGTGCAAATACAGGTTTCGATGATAGGCATCCCCTAGATAAGCAAAGCGATCACTGGCATATTGAGATACGCCGTAAATTTCAGTTTTAAACTCTTCTGGAATATAACGATACAGATGTCTGTTGTAAAATTTAAGCATTTTGACCAACATCTTTTGTTTGAAAGCGGAGGGTACAAATTCCTCTACTTTAGCAAAAAAAACGGTTTCTTGCTTTTGATATAGTTTTTGTGTCAAAGCACCCGTTTGCAATCCAATTTGATAGGGATCTCCTTGTACATACAGCTCCCATAGTTTTTGTTTATTTTGATAAAGATACGCTTGTGTTGTAATTTTCAACGTATCGGTATCATAAGACAATCGAGGCACAATTGTGTCGTATTTTTCAATAGGCGGAAAGTCTTTGAGTCCCTTTTTAATTCCACAATTCGCAACCAATACAGCCAGTAGAATTAACCCGATTATTCTATGTGTGTATTGCATCATCTCGATATTGATTTAATTTTTGCATCAAAATATCCCTATCAATCATTTCCATACAAGTTACAAAAGCACCGATTGTTACCCCCATAATTCCGTGCATTCGCACATTTTGTCCACTGAAGAACAGATTGCCTATTTTGGAACGCGGGGAAATAAACGTTTTCATTGGGCTATTCGCATCCTTAATAAACCCATACATATTTCCCTTTTCTGATCCGATAAAATCGCGATAGGTTAGTGGAGTTGAGGTATATATTCCTTGGATAGCCTCTCGAATCCCGGGGTATATTTTTTCGAGCTTTTGAATGATCAATTCTGCTTTTTCGGCTTTAAATTGCTCATACGATTCCTCGCGCTGTTTCAACGCTTTGATGGTGGATACATTATGGGTTTGCTCCCAGGGTTCTACTTCGGAAAAATCCATATACGTCATTGCCGTCATGCTATCAGCGAACGTTTGTTCTGTCTTATTTGCATTCATCGAAGCAACCACTAAATTGGGCCAATTTGCCTTGCATTTTCCATTGGTATCCCAAATATCAGCTGTACTGTTATAATGGTAAATATTGTTGTTATAATAAGGAAATTGGTCTTTTTTAAAGACAATATACAGGGAAAAAACAGAGGTTACTTCTTCCAAGCTCATGATTCGCTTGACAAAAGGTTTCGAAAAATGATTAGGCCCCACCATTCGAATGGTTTGTTTCAAATTGATATTGGAGATGAATTGTTCTCCTATAAAAATTTTGCCTTCTTTGGTTTTACAATTTGTAATTCGCTCTCCATCAAATTCAAAATCTACTACTTCTGTATTTTTATAAACCTCACCACCATATTGCTTTAATTCAGCAATGAGTAATTTACTAATTTGACTCCCACCATTGATACAACGCCATGCACTTTGAATATACGAATTCACAGTCAACGCATGGACATAGAGTGGTGTTTTTTCTTTGTTGGCTACATAAAGAAAATTAGACCCAACTAGTACCGCTTTTAAGCGTTCATTGGTTGTAATTTCATTGAGGAAATCATCTAATTTATAGGATACAATTTGATCATTATAACCAGTTCCTTGTTCTAAATTATACATGGGAAAACTATCGCAAATCGCTTGGATTTTCTCAATGTATTGACGCAAAGCTGGCTCTTCCTCTGGAAAATGAACCAATAATTGCTGTACAAAGTTTTCATACCCCTGTCCGTGCGGATACTGGATCATGTCGTCGCCAAAAGAAATCAAATCATACCCGTTGAGGTCCATTTGCTTCAATTTTAGCTTATCCATAATGCCTAAGTAAGAAAAGTACTTGTATAAATTCTGTCCTTTCTCTAATCCACCAATATAGTGTACGCCCGTATCGAAAATGGATTTCTCTCTTGAAAAAGTCTGTAAATTGCCTCCATATTGGTTGTTTTTTTCCAATACGCATACTTTCTTACCTTCTTTGGCAAGAATAACAGCAGAGGCCAATCCGCCAATTCCACTTCCAATAATGACTACATCATATTTATTTTCCATCGTGTACCTTATTCCAAACGACAACGTAGTTGTTTTCCGTTATTTTTGTAAATCCTTCATACGTTTCTAGCAGCACTCCTGCTTTTTTCAGCACAATGATAGTCTGATAATGTGCAATAAAATCAGTGGTTAACGTGGTATTTACACTACTCACTAAGAGTGTCTCACATTTGCTTTGTACCTCTAAAGTATCCCCGTAGTGGATCTTCCTTTTCTTAACAATATAAAGTGTATTAGCTACCTCGCGGTGTTCTTTATCCGCAATATAGCTGTATATTTTTCGCTTGCTTTGTTGCAAGGTCAATAGCATATTCAATTGTCCGTAATCGTCCGCAATATGATGGATACCTCCTTCTGCAGGCAAGTGTTGATTTACTTCAAAGTAAAATTTGCGGTATAGTTTATAATCTGCTTTAACTGCTTTCACTACATAAGGAAACTTATATAGATACGCCCAGAATACTTTTTTCTTAAAGTAATCTACATCTTCTAGTTCTGTTCTTATTTGGGCAAATTCAGCTTTAAAATGCTTACTAATGGCTTTTGTTCGCTGTGTATAAGTCGTGCCAAATGAAGCATCATTATGCGGAATTCGCTTGCCAACCGTGGCTATAATATGCCCATCATAAATGATATAATCTCCTTTGGGTATAGTTTCTGAATTACCGTGAATATAAACTGGTACAACATCTAATTGCAAGGTTTCGGCTAAGAAAAAAGCCCCTTTATGGAAGCGTTGCACTACATTGGAATGTGAACGGGTACCTTCTGGAAAAATCATTAAAGAAAAGCCCATTTCTACTCTTTTCTTTAGGTGATCAATGCTGTTATCTACACCTTCAGAAACGCGATAAAAACCTGCGGACTGAATAGCTTTTCCGAAGATAGGGGATTTATACACCCAATCGTTTACAAGATATACTACATTAGGATAAACCATCCCCATCACTAACGAATCTAAAAAAGAGGTGTGATTGGCAATTATAATTGCTGGTTTTTCAAAGGTTTCCTTATGTGGGTTTCGCACTTTTTTACGCACAAAAGCATTCAGGTACAAAACAGAGGTCATATACCAATGCATTCCCTTGCTGAACATACGCAATTTGGTTCGTTCTTTACCAGGGGCTACTAGTAAGAATACTTTAGACAGCATCGAATACAAAAATCCAAATACTCCAAAGTATAGGAAAGACACCATGCTGTGTAATAACAAACGCAACGTAATTGGCGAATTGCCTTTCTGTTGTCTGTTGACAAAACATATTTTAAACAGACGCGGATAAATGACAAAGGCATTGATTGCTGCAACACTCATTCCGATAATGGAAACAAAAGAAATTGATTTCAATGCAGGATGTTTTGCAAATACCAATGTTCCAACGGCTAACAAAGTAGTCAATACGGCTAAAATAATAGAAGCGCGATAGGTTGGCATACTTTCTTCTCCTGTGGTATATTCTTTCTGCAGGGCATTGGTAATGAAAATAGTAAAATCAACACCTTGTCCAAAAATAATGGTACAAACGATGGTACTAAAAATATTGAATTCAATATGGAATAATCCCATCAATCCCGCTGTGATTAATCCCGTAATAACAATGGGAATCATGGAGACAATAACCAATTCAATTCTTCTAAAGAACAGCCATAAGATAGCAAATACTGCTAAAAAAGAATAGTTGACTAAGTCATTAAAATCGTTGACAATATTCCCTAAAAACGTTTCATTCATTTCTTTTCGATCAATCACAATAAAATGATCCGAAGAAGGGAATTGTTCCATGAAAGCTTGTCTGTGTTCTTCTGGTAATTTGACTACCGTGCTGAGGGTATAATGTCCATTTTTCTCGATTAAAAACTCATCTATAATCTGTGGATTTAAGTCTGAATAGTCTTTAATTCCAATGGGTTCAAACTTGTTATGCAACAAGGCGAAAAAGGGTTGATATGCCGTTTCGTTAAAACCGTATTTTGCTCCTTCGTATTTGAATTGGTCAATGAATTGGTTGGCCTTCTTTTTGGACCAGAAATGCTCCCATTGAGCAATTTTGGCACGTTGTTGTTGGGTTGATAGTACAAAATCACCCAAGGAACTAAAGTGTAAAATCTCTCCTTTTGCTTTGGCTTGTTCCAATTGCTTCGCCAAAGCTACGTTTTGCTCCACAACTTGTTCGATATCTTCTCCAAAACACGTTAAGTACAGTGATTTTGAGCCACTGTCAACCGTCGATTCTAGTTTTTGTTCCGCTTGTTTTAATTCTTCTGGGAAATAATTCAACGAGGATAAATCGCTATTAAATTTGACGTTTTTAAACGTAAATAAACTGATAAGTATGATCAATCCACACAGCCCAAGCAATACTTTGCTTTGGTCAAAAGGAAAGTGAGCTATTTTATCTAAAAGGGAACTTGACTGATTGAGTCTGTCTTTCGCTGAAGGTTTATATAAATGAGGAATTAATAAAAGCGAGATGATTCCAGCTCCCATTACCGTAATAGAGGCAAAAACACCTAAATCTCTCAATGCTTCGGAGTGTACAAAAACCAAGCATAAAAAGGCAATAGCTGTTGTAGAGGCGCTCATCATGATAGGATTTGTAATTTCTTGATATAGCACTTTAATATCATTACAATGTTTGTAATGTGTCATGATATGCAGGGCATAGTCAATGGTAATTCCAATTAATATTGCACCAATACTCAAGGAAATAGCCGAGATAGTATCTGTCATAAAATACAAGAAGAACAAGGCAACTAGCGCGCTAATAAAAGTGGGAATAAAGAGAATAACAGGAATTGTTATTCGTCTGTAAAAGGCAATGAGCAACAGCATCAAAACAGTGATGGAGATTGCTACAGTTTGCTGAATATCGCTTTTAATTTGCGTTGCATTGGCAACGGCTACAAAAGAAGCACCAAAATAATCTATTGTAACTTGCTCTTGTTTGTGGTTAAATTCTTCTTTTATTCCGTTTAAAAAGGCGATAAAATCGGTATTGTGTGCAGTATCACTCCCACTGTAGACAGGATCAATAAACAACAACAATTTATCCTCTTCTTTGTTGAATAAAAAGCCATCGATTAATTGAAACCCATCACCAATATTTAGTTTTTGCAATTTCTTTAAGGCGATAAAACCTATGCCAAAAGGGTCCTTTTGAATGAATTGCTTGGCTACTAAACTCGTTGGTGAAACTAAGGTTTTATAGTTTGCTTCTACGGTTTGAGCGACGCTATCTAGCTGTATTTTTTGTTCTAATTCTTGATAATCTGCTTCGTCTAGAAATAAAGGCAAATTTTGGTAGACAAAAGCAATGGTTTCATTGATATTTTCATCCTCTATTTTACCTTGAATATGTTTAATATAGGCTTTTTTTGTTGCTAAAGTGTCAAACAAATGGGATGCCAATTCAACCATATCATCGGTTGTGCCTCCTTTTTGTTTTTCAATGATGACGGTAATCTTATCCGAGAAGCGCAATTGTTCCAATACTTTTGCAGTTACATTGGACTTTTCGCTTTTGGGTAATATACGCGTAATATCTTCTTCAAATTTAATATTCCATGCTCCAAAGGCCATACAGCTGATAAACAGCACAACGCTGATGAAAAATAATAGTTTATTTTTCTCCCCCCATTGATATATTTTATAAAACCAATTTGCCATTTTTAATTTTTC
The window above is part of the Myroides odoratus DSM 2801 genome. Proteins encoded here:
- a CDS encoding SPFH domain-containing protein; its protein translation is MYFIFLVPVLIILFLSFFTVKQQSSAIVERFGKFKSIRHSGLQLKIPVVDRISGVVNLRIQQLDVMIETKTKDNVFVKLKVAVQFKVIADRVYDAFYKLEYPHDQITSYVFDVVRAEVPKLILDDVFERKDNIAIAVKRELNEAMTTYGYDIINTLITDIDPDIQVKNAMNRINAADREKVAAEYEAEASRIRIVAKAKAEAESKRLQGQGIADQRREIAQGLVESVDVLNKVGINSQEASALIVVTQHYDTLQAVGADSRSNLILLPNSPTAASDMLTNMVTSFAASAKVSEMNAVVPSKPSKKDNAHE
- a CDS encoding lipocalin family protein, which produces MKKIVLTFSLLALVMTGTVSCSSDDNSSEQQQLKTLVLASVNGTDVTVNEEVAFVVTVGTEVIEGAKIEVDGKAAANPYTFDKAGTYKVVAKKDGYNKSNEITIIVSEVGIARVLKLEANKTSITVGEDISFAVTEGEETITDAELFIEDTKITSPYTFTQEGEYYVIAKKQGFVDSNRVKITVAAAVDERPIVGTWIPVHVKVDALGSTVADMAYPKKENCEDDTLIFNSNQTVKFDYHEDNCDLKTTGANWSISGNVLTMTLFGQSMIVDVVENTATKLVIKAKGNQFEALIPILVPDLAGSIPPVLLALADVQLELKK
- the gltX gene encoding glutamate--tRNA ligase, which gives rise to MANQVRVRFAPSPTGPLHIGGVRTALFNYLFAKQNNGVFYVRIEDTDQNRFVPGAEAYILEALEWLGISPDETMGKNEKFGPYRQSERKALYQQYADQLIQTGWAYYAFDTAEELDELRKKAEEAGQTFIYNHSNREQLKTSLNLSKEEVDQLIASDVPYVIRFKTPVGETLLLNDLIRGDIKFETNLLDDKVLFKSDGMPTYHLANIVDDHLMETSHVIRGEEWLPSLPLHELLYKAFGWEAPKFAHLPLILKPVGNGKLSKRDGDKLGFPVFPLDWQDPISGEKSSGYREKGFYPETVLNFLALLGWNDGTDQEIFSLEELVAKFDLGRVHKAGAKFDPEKNKWFNQHYLKQQKDADLAQSFQVILKEKGIEATDAYVEQVVALIKERATFVSDFFELSDFFFQAPAAYDPKALKNWKEDTAGLMQQVAQVIEGITSFEATAIEKEVKDWINEQGIGMGKVMQPLRVCVVGELKGPDLFQIIELIGKEETLKRIKQAIATI
- a CDS encoding phenylacetate--CoA ligase family protein yields the protein MELNSSVMNQSVDEIKHFQEQKLREVLRYVSQHSPFYKQLYQEQQVDLSAIQTLEDLPLLPLITKDDLQRNNDDFFCVDKTQIIDYATTSGTLGDPVTFGLTDKDLDRLAFNEATSFTIAGVQKGDTVQLMTTIDRRFMAGLAYFLGLRKLGAGVIRVGAGIPQLQWDSILKYQPKYLIGVPSFLLKLIDYAEKVGIDYKNSSVQGVICIGEALRTADLQPSILANRILEKWPLELFSTYASTEMGAAFTECHLHQGGHVIPELIITEILDEANIPVQEGELGELVITTLGVEGIPLVRFKTGDMVRKHATPCSCGRNSYRLGPVEGRKKHMIKYKGTTFYPPAIHDMLNAFKSIQMHLVEVKTNDIGTDEIVIRLVSTDTSDEYMKQIKDTFRAKLRVTPQVVFEEMEVLQPIVFNALSRKPITFIDKRVQ
- a CDS encoding C45 family autoproteolytic acyltransferase/hydolase: MQYTHRIIGLILLAVLVANCGIKKGLKDFPPIEKYDTIVPRLSYDTDTLKITTQAYLYQNKQKLWELYVQGDPYQIGLQTGALTQKLYQKQETVFFAKVEEFVPSAFKQKMLVKMLKFYNRHLYRYIPEEFKTEIYGVSQYASDRFAYLGDAYHRNLYLHGAHDIGHAFQDLALVGCSSLAVWGEHSEDGGLLIGRNFDFYAGDEFAENKIIAFVKPNQGHAFMSVTWGGMTGVVSGMNQEGLTVTLNAGKSAIPLKAKTPISVVAREILQYASTIEEAIAIAQKKEVFVSESILVGSAHDQKAIIIEIAPKNFGVYDMPNVSSVICSNHFQSEAFAKDKRNRKQIEESHSQYRWEKIKEIVDEEHQLSPLKMAHLLRNTEGLDSKALGYGNEKALNQLLAHHGIIFQPEKRLVWVSSNPYQLGEFVAYDLNTVFSNTFEEVHSYAIDSLTIAEDPFIHTKAYADYETFRKENRVIEQQIKHNEKIEAATLKAYQQLNPEYWLVYYRAGVYYYNQKEYQLAREAFEQALTKEVTTVHAEKEIKKYLKKINRKWN
- a CDS encoding phytoene desaturase family protein, which encodes MENKYDVVIIGSGIGGLASAVILAKEGKKVCVLEKNNQYGGNLQTFSREKSIFDTGVHYIGGLEKGQNLYKYFSYLGIMDKLKLKQMDLNGYDLISFGDDMIQYPHGQGYENFVQQLLVHFPEEEPALRQYIEKIQAICDSFPMYNLEQGTGYNDQIVSYKLDDFLNEITTNERLKAVLVGSNFLYVANKEKTPLYVHALTVNSYIQSAWRCINGGSQISKLLIAELKQYGGEVYKNTEVVDFEFDGERITNCKTKEGKIFIGEQFISNINLKQTIRMVGPNHFSKPFVKRIMSLEEVTSVFSLYIVFKKDQFPYYNNNIYHYNSTADIWDTNGKCKANWPNLVVASMNANKTEQTFADSMTAMTYMDFSEVEPWEQTHNVSTIKALKQREESYEQFKAEKAELIIQKLEKIYPGIREAIQGIYTSTPLTYRDFIGSEKGNMYGFIKDANSPMKTFISPRSKIGNLFFSGQNVRMHGIMGVTIGAFVTCMEMIDRDILMQKLNQYRDDAIHT